The genomic DNA tgttttttatttatttatttatttttatttatttttatttatttatttatctatttttaattattaatttatatttatttatttatgtttttatttattgatgaacttttatttatctctttatttttaattatttttatttattaatttatttatttatttatttatctgtttttatttatttatttttttatttgttatttttatttatttatttttatttatttatttttatttatttttatatattaattttttatttattgatttagctttcttatttatttatttttatttatttttctatttatttatttttatttatttatttttatttctttattttcatttagttttatttatttatttatatttatggaacCAAATAAAACTCTACAATCTAAAAATTTAGTAGCTCAGGAATCTGTGTTTGGGTGGGTTTTGTCAGGGTCTTGTAATATTCCTCTGGACAGAGTAAGTGTAACTTCCCAGCTTTTGTGCGTAAATGATGTATCAGAGtctgatttacataaattttgggaTCTTGAATCTGTGGGAATCTCTTCAAAAGAAGCTGTATCCAATGAGTTTTCATCCAGTACtgttttacaaaagttttctgATAATGTAAAGTTTATTGATGGTAGGTATGAAGTATCTTTACCATGGAAATCTGATGTTGCTAAACagagtttgaaaaataatgaaaaactagcACGTAAGAggttggaaaatttaaatttgaaatttgttaaaactcCTGGTTTAAGGGAAAGATATGATGAGgtttttgaagaatatgaaaaacatgACATTATTGAGGAAGTGCCACATTCTGAGATTTCTAGTGTATATCCTGTTTATTACTTACCGCATCGTGCTGTTATCCATGAGAGTAGTAATTCTACCAAGGTAAGACCTGTTTTCGATGCTTCAGCTGTAAGTTATAATAGTATTTCTTTGAATGACTGTTTGGAATGTGGACCTTCTCTCAATCCTGATCTTGTTGAAGTGTTGATACGATTTAGAAGATGGAAGGTAGCTTTAACAGCAGACATAACTAAAGCTTTCCTTCAAATCAAGGTGCTGAGGGAAGACCAAGATGTTCACAGGTTTTTGTGGCAAAATAAGGGCATTGCCCGTGTAATGAGGTTTGTTCGTGTTCCCTTTGGAAATAAGAGTAGCCCATTCTTGTTGAATGCTACAATTAAACATCATTTAAAGTCACATCCTAATTCTGAAGTAGTTGACGAACTGAATTATAATCTGTATGTGGATGATTGCCTGTCAGGAGCTGACAGTACTGCTGAAGCTTGTGTAAAATTTGATAAAGCCTGTAAGATTTTGTCTGAAGCTGGTATGTCTTTATCAAAATGGAATTCAAACTGTAAGAGTTCAGcagataaatttaatgaaaacccTAATGACTTGTGGaagtaaatctataaaaatcTTGGGTATGCAGTGGGTTTCCactcatgattatttttcatttagtgaagTAAAGGTTGGGTCTCAGATGGGTGTGGTGTCCACTAAGAGAAGTGTTCTCAGCCTAATAGCCAGATGTTTTGATCCTCTTGGACTTATTAGCCCATTTGTTATGTTTGCCAAAATTCTTTTTCAGGATGTATGGAGAATTGGACTTAAATGGGATGATGTGTTACCTGAAGAGTTGCATTGTAAATTTCAAAGGTGGTTAAGGGGTTTTGAGAAACTTGGCTCATGGAAGGATCAGTGATGTTACTTTGAGGATCTTTCATGGAAAGACCTAACAGGTTTAGAGCTTCATTCCTTTGGGGATGCATCTGAAAAGGGATACGGTGCTTGTGTATATTTGAGAGTTCCTTTGCAGGATGGTTCCTTTAAAGCTTTCCTTGTTATGAGCAGAGGTAAGGTAGCTCCTATAAAGAAGGTCTCATTGCCTCGTTTGGAGTTGCTGGGGGCAATGCTTAGTGCCAGGCTTCTAGTTTTTGTCAAATCTGCCCTTCGTTTTAGGGAAGATGTAACTTCACATTGCTGGACAGACTCTACAGTTGCACTGTCCTGGATAAAAGGAGACCCTAGTAGATGGAAACCATTTGTAGCAAATCGAGTCATGGAAATTCAGAGCTTAACATAACCTGATTGTTGGTATCATTGCCCAGGAAAGGATAACCCTGCTGACCTCATTTCTAGAGGAGTGTTTGCTGAACACCTTGTAGCTTCAGATCTTTGGTTGGTAGGCCCCCCGTGGCTTCAAGAGTCTGAGTCTTTGTCTTTGCTTCAACCTGAACAGTTAAGGATTTCACTAAGGGATGAAAGTTCTGAGGAAAATGTAGTAGCTTGTATAAATGTGGATTCATTTTCCCAAGTATTTGAATATTCTAGATGGAGTAAGTTTCAGAAAGCCCTTAATATAGTAGCTTGGACcttaagatttattaataattgcaaACCACAATCTGTTAAATGGTCTGGTCCTTTATCATACTGTAAATTAACTAAAGCTAAGAGTAAGTTGTACCTTTGTGTTCAAAGGGAAGCATATCCACGAGAATTTGAATCCCTGATGCAGGGTAGACCACTTCACAGGGGGAGCCCTTTAGTAAAATTAGATCCTTTTTTGGATAATGATGGTCTTTTGAGAATTAAAGGTCGTTTAGAATATTCAGATCTGTGTTATGAAAGCAAACATCCTATTATTCTTCCTTCTACTCATGTATTAGGACTTTAGTTCGTTTCCAGCATGTTCTTCTGAAACATTCTGGCGTTTCTATCCTTGTGTCCACATTGAGAAATGGTTATTTGATTGTGCGACTCCGAAGGATAGCCAAGTGTAATGTAAAGAAAGGTTCTGTGGTATTAGTCAAGGAAGATAATGTTCGTAGGTTGTCCTGGCCACTTGGTGTTATTATAGAAGTATATCCAGGTAAAGATGGTGTGTTAAGTGTTGATGTTAAAACTTCTAAAGGTATTATTAACAGACCAGTACAAAAATGCATGATCTTGAGATTTCAAATGTTTTGGACACAGAAGACGAGGGTGGTGTACCTTGTATTGTTTCCGAGGTAAATGATAAATCTGTGCCTAAACCTGTTTATAATCATTCTGATATGAATGCTGATGACTCTGATCCTGAAATTTCACAATCCAGAGTTGAGCCAATATCTTATGCTCGCAGAGGGCGTTTGGTAAAAGCACCTGTGAAACTAGATTTGTAACCTGTGTACAGTATGTGGTAAGAGTTTTCATAGGAGTATCAGTGTACTCCTATGGTTGGGATGTTGaatctacattatttattattcagtgttAACTTGTAATTTGTGCAGTATTATTTGGTATTAAAATTGTTCAACATTGTTTGTATTAAGAGGTACTTATTTACCAAGATtagtttgtattttgtgtatgacTTAACGTCAGTAAATGTTGTTGACGGGAATGGCGCCTTTTAGTAACCTGCCTCAAGTACACCTTCCTTGTTTAACGAAATCTTGCCGTGACGCTCGAAGCAGTGGCCATTGAGAGGAGCGTACATAGATAGGTGAGGGGCGTTAGAGGCGGCGTTGACCGTCTCTATGATCCTGTTCGCCTCCCGCCTGATCTCGTCGACGGGGTTCTTAGTAATTCTTTGGAATTTGGTACTGTCCgccaggataataataataatgataggaaTCATGAAAACGCCTACAATGAAAGAAGCTTGACTGCAATTGCCTTCTTTAAATCGTAATCAGATTCACTACTTAAAGGGAGATACATTAATTCTTACGGGTTTGGTATTATATGTTTGGAACATTTATTTACGGTAGATATGTATTTGTTGTGCTCAGTTTTGAAATAAACTTAAGCGGTGTTTAAATGCTTTTCGGATAAGTACATCGATCGTTTATCTtccataattttactttatttttggttttattttctcgtaaaaaACTCGTTATattggaaatttaaaatcatGCCTGCAGGTGACAGATTCTGATGGCAACATGGTGTGGAAGGGTTCAGCGCTCTTGGTTCCttaaactgaattcaaagttGAGATGGAATTgcatcttgaaatattttaattctctctctctctctctctctctctctctctctctgggtttgtGAGAAAACTAAAATCTCTCAAGGGCTGACGTGTTCTAGCACCTTTTGGTGCCCAATATTGCTAGTTGAAGTTTTTTGATCGTAAAGTTGACAAGTTCTGAAATTAGGATTTTCTCATCTAAAATAGCTCCTTGACATTGAATGTCCATTAAAACATAGTACCATATAGTTCTGTATTTCGGTTATTTAGTggttaaaacttgtaaaaaaaaaaaaagtggtcattGCAGATAGATCTGCGAATTTTCTGACCTCATATTAAATGACTTCTGACTTCTCTGTAATTTTGTTGCTTTTGTCGGCCAAGTTTCAGCCACGctactttcagtttctttctgtaCTCATCCATCTTTCCAATCACGATTTTGACCGTCTTTCCAATCACGATTTTGACCGTCTTTCCAATCACGATTTTGACCGTCTTTCCAATCACGATTTTGACTGTTTCCAATCACGATTTTGACCGTCTTTCCAATCACGATTTTGACTGTCTTTCCCATCACGATTTTGACTGTCTTTCCAATCACGATTTTGATCGTCTTTCCAATCACGATTTTCACCGTCTTTCCAATCACGATATTCACCGTCTTTCCAATCACGATATTCACCGTCTTTCCAATCACGATTTTGACCGTCTTTCCAATCACGATTTTGACCGTCTTTCCAATCACGATTTTGACAGTCTTTCCAATCACGATTTTCACCGTCTTTCCAATCACGATTTTGACAGTCTTTCCAATCACGATTTTCACCGTCTTTCCAATCACGATTTTGACAGGCTGGGCCAGCCGCCATGTCTTTACAATAAGCTTGTTTTGATGCCTATCTGTCAAGGCCGTTAACAGAACATTTGATAaaaagctcgctctctctctctctctctctctctctctctctctcaggtgcatTTTCGGATATGAAGGAGCAGGGGCCACTGTTATTTTTTCACGATCAGGTATTGCACATATATTGATAGATAACAACATCTATAgtcgattcacttaaggtagattcttgggcctacgagacgtttgtttggcggcctctgattggctggtactgggaggtctgcagctcgctcactgttgcattttaacgtctgtagctcagaaaacttgaaatatctgtatatt from Macrobrachium rosenbergii isolate ZJJX-2024 unplaced genomic scaffold, ASM4041242v1 13865, whole genome shotgun sequence includes the following:
- the LOC136837816 gene encoding uncharacterized protein yields the protein MEPNKTLQSKNLVAQESVFGWVLSGSCNIPLDRVSVTSQLLCVNDVSESDLHKFWDLESVGISSKEAVSNEFSSSTVLQKFSDNVKFIDGRYEVSLPWKSDVAKQSLKNNEKLARKRLENLNLKFVKTPGLRERYDEVFEEYEKHDIIEEVPHSEISSVYPVYYLPHRAVIHESSNSTKVRPVFDASAVSYNSISLNDCLECGPSLNPDLVEVLIRFRRWKVALTADITKAFLQIKVLREDQDVHRFLWQNKGIARVMRFVRVPFGNKSSPFLLNATIKHHLKSHPNSEVVDELNYNLYVDDCLSGADSTAEACVKFDKACKILSEAGKDNPADLISRGVFAEHLVASDLWLVGPPWLQESESLSLLQPEQLRISLRDESSEENVVACINVDSFSQVFEYSRWKDEGGVPCIVSEVNDKSVPKPVYNHSDMNADDSDPEISQSRVEPISYARRGRLVKAPVKLDLLSVQTQSVSQFSKDVYGLSKFSPQGICKTKIEMKDRSYCPTGGHRDFWTYETRDQ